The genomic region GCAGACCGTAGGGCAGCGTGATCGGCCGGATCGGCGGAATCGGCGAACTGACTCCTCAGGCGGTGATGCCGGGGTCGGTCAGTACCGCGGAGCAGCGGGCCAGCAGGGCGCGCAGGGTGACCCGCTCGGCGGCGGTGAACTCCGCGGACAGGCGGCGCTCCACCGCGCTGGCGCGTTTGTCCGCCTGCTCGAAGGTGGTCCGGCCTGCCTCGGTCAGCCGGGTCTCCAGGACGTTGCGGTGCAGCTCATGGGGGGCGCGCTCGATCAGGCCCGCGGACTCCAGGTTGCGCAGGATGGTGGTCATCGTCTGCGGGGTGACCCGGCAGCGGCGGGCCAGCTCGGCGGCGGAGATGCCCGGCTGCCCGGCGAGCACCAGCAGTGCCGCGTACTGCGCGACGGTCAGGCCGACCGGCCGCAGGACCGCCTGCTTGACGCCCATCAGCTCGTGCTCGACGCGCTTGACGTCCCCGCCGAGGCGCTCATCCAACGGCATGCCCATGGCGCTGATCGTACGAGCATCAGACTTCTGTTCGCCTGTTGACGAGCATCAGGGTACTGATTACATTCCGAACCCTGATGAACAACAGCGATCGGAGCAACATGAGCAAGCTGATGACTGGGCGTCGTGCGCTGCTCGTCCTGGCGGTGGCCGCCGCGTCCGTCGTGGCCGGGACACCGGCCGCCGGAGCCGCGCCCGGCCGCTTACCCGAGGTGATCTCGGCCAGTTCGCCGCACCTGCACCCCGAGGGCGTCGCCTGGGACCCGCTGCGCCGGTCCTTCCTGGTCAGCTCGATGCGCTACGGCACCGTGTCGGTGGTCCGCCCGGACGGCGCGGTCCGCACCCTGGCCGCCGACCCCCGGATGGTCTCCACCTTCGGCGTGCACACCGACGCCGCCCGCGGCCGGGTGCTGACCACCTACGGCGACTTCGGCGTCGGTGTGCGCTCCACGCCGGAGACCGTCCGCAAGTCCTCCGGCCTCGGCATCTTCGACCTGCGCACCGGCCGCCTGCTGCACCTGGTCGACCTGGCCATCGGCGCGGGCGACCACGCCGCCAACGACCTGACCATCGACGCCGCGGGCAACGCCTACGTCACCGACCCGTTCAGCGACGCGATCTACCGGGTGGACGTGCACGGCCGCGCCTCGGTGCTGATCCGCGACCCGCGCCTGCTCAGCAACGGCATCGGCATGAACGGCATCGTCTGGCACCCCAGCGGCCACCTGCTCGCGGTCAACTACGCCACCGGCACGCTGTGGCGGATCCCGGTGGCCCACCCGGAGCGCCTGGCCCAGGTCAGCCTGCCCGAGCCGCTGGTCGGCGGCGACGGCCTGGACCTGCGCCCGGACGGCTCGCTCACCGTGGTCACCAACAAGCTCTCCGCCCCCGGCCGGGTCGCGGTCCGGGTGCTGCGCTCCGCCGACGGCTGGCGCTCGGCCAGGGTCGTCCACCGCGCCGAGCCCTGGGCCGACACCGAGCCGACCACCGTGGCCCGCACCCCGCACGGCAGCTACGTGCTCGACGGCCGCCTCTCCGCCCTGCTCGCGGGCCAGCCGGTGAACACCTTCACCCTGCGCCGCGTCTAGGACCGCCTGCGGGAGCGGGCGATCGTCCTGGCCCGGCGGCAGAGGTCGTCCACGATCTCCGTCGCCGCGGTCGGGGTGGTCCCGGTGCCGGGATCGCAGCAGCTCGGCTTGGTCCGCTTGGTGCTGTCCGAGGGGCGCACGCCGGCCAGCAGGTACAGCAGCTCGTAGACGTCCTGGCCCGGATCGGCGTCGTGCGGCCCGACCAGCAGCACGTAGGCGGAGTCGGCCTGGTTGAAGGCGACCACCACCCGGTCCGCGCCGCGCAGGTGCCGCACGCACAGTCGGGGCAACGGCTCCGGCCCGGTGACCCGGTAGGACAGCGCGGCACAGCCCCTGTGGCTCAGCTCGTCCAGGAAGTGCTCGTAGGCCCGCCGCGACGGCCCGCGCAACGCGGCGACCTGGGCGATCGCGACCGGCGTCTCGACAACGGTGATGGGCATGGGCTGCGGCCGCTCACCCCCGCCGGACGACGCGTCCCTCGCCGCGGTTCATCTGCTCCAGGCTCTCCGCCAGGTCCAGCCGGTCCAGCAACGCCTGGTCCCGCAACCGCCGGTGCACCTCGTCCAACAGCCCCCTGTTCCGCCCGGCCTGCCGCAGGTCCTCCACCAGCACCCGCACCTGGTGCAGCCGCCGCACATCGATCCGCAACGTCGGATCCACCTGCGCGATGGTCAGCACACCCTCACTGGCCC from Crossiella sp. CA-258035 harbors:
- a CDS encoding SMP-30/gluconolactonase/LRE family protein, with amino-acid sequence MTGRRALLVLAVAAASVVAGTPAAGAAPGRLPEVISASSPHLHPEGVAWDPLRRSFLVSSMRYGTVSVVRPDGAVRTLAADPRMVSTFGVHTDAARGRVLTTYGDFGVGVRSTPETVRKSSGLGIFDLRTGRLLHLVDLAIGAGDHAANDLTIDAAGNAYVTDPFSDAIYRVDVHGRASVLIRDPRLLSNGIGMNGIVWHPSGHLLAVNYATGTLWRIPVAHPERLAQVSLPEPLVGGDGLDLRPDGSLTVVTNKLSAPGRVAVRVLRSADGWRSARVVHRAEPWADTEPTTVARTPHGSYVLDGRLSALLAGQPVNTFTLRRV
- a CDS encoding MarR family transcriptional regulator, with the protein product MGMPLDERLGGDVKRVEHELMGVKQAVLRPVGLTVAQYAALLVLAGQPGISAAELARRCRVTPQTMTTILRNLESAGLIERAPHELHRNVLETRLTEAGRTTFEQADKRASAVERRLSAEFTAAERVTLRALLARCSAVLTDPGITA